The proteins below are encoded in one region of Chroococcidiopsis sp. SAG 2025:
- a CDS encoding tautomerase family protein: MALNFVQQSTEGEKTMPHISIKLYPGRLEQQKVRLAEQIVKDVISLLESSEDSISVAIEEINPEDWVEKVYKPEILNNPEKLYKKPGYNPLE, from the coding sequence ATGGCTTTAAACTTTGTTCAGCAAAGCACTGAAGGAGAAAAAACAATGCCTCATATCAGCATCAAGCTTTATCCCGGCAGGTTGGAACAGCAGAAGGTTCGGCTTGCCGAGCAAATCGTGAAAGACGTTATTTCACTTCTGGAAAGCAGCGAAGACTCGATTTCGGTAGCAATCGAAGAAATCAACCCAGAGGATTGGGTAGAGAAAGTCTATAAACCAGAAATCTTGAACAACCCAGAGAAGCTCTACAAAAAGCCAGGCTATAACCCACTGGAATAG
- a CDS encoding DUF1822 family protein — MISGTNEPTGLTICVPISAEDRVQAQAFARQQLSSDKAQRVYWNTLAVLAMNIYLQWQQFTTDLSAGDSWSPMNLIYDAADLMIVGLGKVECHPILNLDAPLPIPAEIWYDRVAYIAVHLNQSATQARLLGFLPLSEPENVRREVPPCELQSMDDLMDYFERLELGQQVLLETIAESEQLQQRWSNPYEQLMVVAQLERIYRIEQNHRLWRVKGERLLSGSDSKASVRREINSLTERIELQDIAERLLKRLAEVWERQVA; from the coding sequence ATGATAAGTGGCACGAATGAACCTACAGGCTTGACAATTTGTGTACCCATTAGTGCAGAAGATCGCGTTCAAGCTCAAGCTTTTGCACGGCAGCAACTGTCATCCGATAAAGCACAACGGGTTTATTGGAATACGTTGGCAGTGTTAGCGATGAACATCTACCTCCAGTGGCAACAATTTACGACTGATTTGTCAGCAGGCGACAGTTGGAGTCCCATGAACCTGATTTATGATGCAGCAGATTTGATGATCGTAGGACTTGGTAAAGTAGAATGTCATCCGATCTTAAATCTGGATGCGCCACTGCCGATCCCTGCTGAGATTTGGTATGACCGCGTTGCTTATATTGCGGTGCATTTGAATCAGTCGGCGACACAGGCAAGGTTATTAGGATTTTTGCCTCTGTCTGAGCCAGAAAATGTGCGTCGAGAGGTTCCCCCCTGTGAGTTGCAGTCGATGGATGACTTAATGGACTATTTTGAGCGTTTGGAATTGGGGCAACAAGTCTTGTTGGAAACGATAGCCGAATCTGAGCAGTTGCAACAGCGTTGGTCGAACCCCTACGAGCAATTGATGGTTGTGGCTCAACTGGAGCGTATTTATCGCATTGAGCAAAACCACCGTCTCTGGAGAGTCAAAGGGGAGAGATTACTTTCGGGAAGTGACTCAAAGGCATCGGTGAGGCGTGAAATTAATAGTTTAACTGAGCGGATTGAGTTGCAGGACATAGCCGAACGCCTACTGAAGCGTTTAGCAGAGGTTTGGGAACGCCAGGTAGCATAG
- a CDS encoding M20/M25/M40 family metallo-hydrolase, whose amino-acid sequence MNGTTTPIVFFDIGDTLGTPRISPPPYRLEGLDIYPYIPDILQQLKDKNVQIGIISNTGDETEDDMKRVLEEAGIYNFFKPNLLIYSSAVGIRKPSPEIFQLAAERSGYATAPEHCFFVGEDSKERKSAVNEGWRVVPHPLLVWEVLDGKRLKYIRVSAPVEQSEQEWRSAVRGLPIVPLYVTGEKGNQVYAIATTQAAMRLDDLGFAVDRLGSEDDPLTTEVYLLRDDLQKSTGFLNPQGGATQFFANDEPSKMVLASSTEGLFVALPGDHSVEDYHFDKAQHGHNLKLLPDPSLLEPFGEGNNARTASFLQTPSVEPSLSQAELDKFTAITPEKIRGYLERYVGIKPLNDDEQRVNIKSRHIHSSDMPLVTEALAQDLKTIGGEHFSVRMDRFVHEGRELYNVEAELQGSASKEIVLVTAHLDSTAASDAPFDTKNDPAPGADDDASGVASVLAIAEVIKELVSLNLPKRTIRFVLFNAEEHGLVGSQAYARTQAAKAAPLVGVYQMDMVGYNVNSPRSFEVHVGYAASADVEERSLVLAQRLERLVSTVSPTLERPQIYTQPDPAEGRSDHASFHQRGYAACVTSEDFFVGPDPASPNAEPNPNYHREGDTFVDFDYAADIARVVGAAAWVTANA is encoded by the coding sequence ATGAATGGAACTACAACACCAATAGTCTTTTTTGACATTGGAGATACTTTAGGGACTCCGAGAATCTCACCTCCTCCCTACCGTTTAGAAGGACTAGATATTTATCCATACATACCAGACATACTCCAGCAGCTAAAAGATAAAAATGTTCAAATAGGCATCATATCCAACACTGGCGATGAAACAGAAGATGATATGAAAAGAGTGCTTGAAGAAGCTGGAATTTACAACTTCTTTAAGCCAAACTTACTCATCTATAGCTCAGCGGTTGGCATCAGAAAACCTTCTCCTGAAATCTTTCAATTAGCAGCTGAACGCTCAGGTTATGCTACTGCTCCTGAACATTGCTTCTTTGTGGGAGAAGATAGTAAGGAGCGTAAATCCGCCGTCAACGAGGGTTGGCGCGTAGTACCGCATCCTCTACTAGTTTGGGAAGTTCTTGACGGCAAAAGGTTGAAATATATTCGCGTGTCTGCCCCCGTCGAGCAAAGTGAGCAGGAGTGGCGGTCAGCCGTTAGAGGTCTGCCTATCGTTCCCTTGTATGTGACTGGTGAAAAAGGAAATCAGGTTTACGCAATCGCTACAACTCAGGCAGCGATGAGGCTCGATGACTTGGGATTTGCAGTGGATCGCCTGGGCAGTGAAGACGATCCCCTGACTACGGAAGTTTATCTGCTACGGGATGATCTTCAAAAAAGCACTGGCTTTCTCAACCCACAAGGAGGAGCTACGCAATTTTTTGCCAACGATGAACCCTCCAAAATGGTTTTGGCTTCTTCAACGGAAGGTCTTTTTGTTGCCTTACCGGGCGATCACTCGGTAGAGGACTATCATTTTGATAAAGCCCAACATGGACATAATCTGAAACTGCTGCCCGATCCTAGTTTGCTTGAACCCTTTGGAGAAGGCAATAATGCGAGAACCGCCAGCTTTTTACAAACTCCTAGTGTTGAGCCATCCTTGAGTCAAGCTGAACTGGATAAGTTTACAGCCATCACACCTGAAAAAATTCGCGGCTACCTGGAGCGATATGTAGGGATAAAACCCCTCAATGACGACGAGCAGAGAGTCAATATCAAGAGCCGACATATTCACAGTTCGGATATGCCATTGGTGACAGAAGCATTAGCGCAAGATCTCAAAACTATTGGAGGGGAGCACTTCAGCGTTAGAATGGATCGCTTCGTCCATGAAGGACGGGAGTTATACAATGTAGAAGCAGAACTTCAAGGTAGTGCATCAAAGGAGATTGTGTTAGTCACGGCTCATTTAGATTCCACGGCTGCCAGTGATGCTCCTTTCGATACCAAAAACGATCCTGCACCCGGTGCTGATGATGATGCTAGTGGTGTAGCTTCTGTCTTAGCGATCGCCGAAGTTATTAAAGAGCTTGTTTCCCTTAACCTTCCCAAAAGAACGATTCGCTTTGTCCTCTTTAATGCAGAAGAGCATGGCTTGGTGGGTAGCCAAGCTTATGCCAGAACACAAGCTGCTAAAGCTGCTCCCCTTGTTGGCGTGTATCAAATGGACATGGTTGGCTACAATGTCAACTCCCCTCGTTCCTTTGAAGTTCACGTTGGTTATGCAGCATCAGCCGATGTGGAAGAGCGATCGCTCGTTCTCGCCCAACGCCTTGAGCGGCTGGTTTCTACGGTATCTCCCACATTGGAACGCCCTCAGATCTATACTCAACCCGATCCTGCCGAGGGGAGAAGCGATCATGCAAGCTTTCACCAACGAGGCTATGCAGCTTGCGTAACCTCTGAGGACTTTTTCGTCGGCCCCGATCCAGCGTCACCCAATGCTGAACCCAACCCCAACTATCACAGAGAAGGGGATACTTTTGTCGATTTTGACTATGCGGCTGATATCGCCCGCGTAGTTGGTGCTGCCGCATGGGTGACGGCAAATGCGTAA
- a CDS encoding CHAT domain-containing protein, whose protein sequence is MGRSLDHTDDVLTLATGFLCAGARSVISTLWSVDDLATAIFSILYHQNRHQRHGNMNRPQALQQAQQTLRVMTGSILDQTYRPKLEAMLNLNYDEAENKCRQATTKQERKYWAGVTIRIGDTLDMIEYLCAQPYPLSTQFTGQDLFVMGYGRKIQH, encoded by the coding sequence TTGGGTAGATCGCTCGATCATACTGATGACGTGCTCACGCTGGCAACGGGCTTCCTCTGTGCTGGGGCAAGAAGCGTCATCAGCACCTTGTGGTCGGTTGATGACCTGGCCACAGCAATTTTCTCTATTCTCTATCACCAAAATCGCCATCAGAGGCATGGAAACATGAATCGCCCTCAAGCACTGCAACAAGCACAACAAACACTACGAGTAATGACAGGCAGTATTTTAGACCAAACCTATCGACCTAAACTCGAGGCAATGCTAAATCTGAACTACGATGAAGCAGAAAACAAGTGCAGACAGGCGACAACAAAGCAGGAACGCAAGTATTGGGCAGGGGTCACTATTCGCATTGGAGACACGCTTGACATGATTGAGTACTTATGTGCTCAACCTTATCCTTTGAGCACCCAATTTACTGGGCAGGATTTGTTTGTCATGGGCTACGGTAGAAAGATACAGCATTAG
- a CDS encoding WGR domain-containing protein: MSIRYTHSQWCFLAWKREHRYYRAELRQDLFGNWIVMKMWGRIGSRLGGMKETLCRTYEEADSCFQTAVRRRERRGYTLQGRNP, encoded by the coding sequence ATGAGCATACGATACACCCACTCCCAATGGTGCTTTCTCGCCTGGAAGCGAGAGCACCGGTACTATCGGGCCGAGCTTCGCCAGGATCTCTTTGGAAACTGGATCGTCATGAAGATGTGGGGGAGAATCGGATCGCGCCTTGGCGGAATGAAGGAAACCCTTTGCCGGACCTATGAGGAGGCTGATTCATGCTTCCAGACAGCAGTCCGGAGACGGGAGCGGAGAGGATACACATTGCAGGGCAGGAACCCATGA
- a CDS encoding CHAT domain-containing protein, whose translation MKQHPFSLFSGIAAPRNEARQFLRTVLQQISQYQGNAQQIYPIWAKYPERFNEMLLEAISVETSLSLGAERETQLNVSLMLFSFSRLIKSFSQGDHAINLELAIAALLKILPIISKESFPNEWARTVNNLALAYHKRIRGEWAENLEQAIELYQQALQVRTREQFPLEWAATVTHLALAYSKRIRGEQAENLEQAIELYQQALQVSTREQFPLEWARTVNNLANAYFDRIRGERAENLEQAIKLYQQALQVSTREQFPVEWTTTVNNLANAYSDRIRGERAENLEQAIELFQQVLQVRTREQFPVEWATIVSNLATAYFKRIRGEQAENLEQAIELYQQALQVYTPESFPSQCYLISKDLGFLGFNEGDWEVAIEGFAIAIKAVERSRSWATNETSRQQIQAGASAVYTRMVQACINTGKLNLALETVERSRSKRLVELMSINDFYQEENTPDEVQSYLQQYEALQRQIDNLRLDFKMASEPTLVGAESSRRSRAAWGAVDHQHIQELEQQKQTMRQQLSRLDPVSAGLLEVRALNLSELQQLIDRPNTALLSFYSIGDSSHIFVLRQNQLTYHSCPYQGNALLAWLNDRWLWAYLGIQLADNGAIQRLPQSSWKSNLPAVLAELSQRLQIEDLIQNHLQAIDELILIPHLGLHQIPFAALPTSQGLLGDRFTLRVVPSCQVLQFCHQRPPLTSDLLGLIEDASGDLPCSSFEAESVATLYNVSPGLRLRGPQEATVSNYKRLLQEQQIQMLLSCHHAQSRLDNPLESKLELADGAITLGELLSLPPGGCRN comes from the coding sequence ATGAAACAGCATCCTTTTAGCTTGTTCTCAGGAATTGCCGCGCCTCGTAACGAGGCGCGGCAATTCCTGAGAACCGTATTGCAGCAAATTTCGCAGTATCAAGGAAACGCTCAACAAATTTATCCTATTTGGGCGAAGTATCCAGAGCGATTCAACGAGATGCTTCTAGAAGCCATTTCGGTTGAAACCTCTTTATCCTTAGGGGCAGAGCGAGAAACACAGCTCAATGTATCGTTGATGTTATTTTCATTTAGTCGATTAATCAAAAGTTTTTCCCAAGGAGACCACGCAATCAATTTGGAGCTGGCAATTGCAGCACTTTTAAAAATTCTACCTATTATATCTAAGGAGTCTTTCCCAAATGAATGGGCAAGGACAGTGAATAATCTTGCCCTTGCCTACCACAAGCGCATACGTGGGGAGTGGGCAGAGAATCTAGAGCAGGCGATTGAGTTGTACCAGCAGGCTTTGCAGGTCCGTACCCGCGAGCAGTTTCCCCTCGAGTGGGCAGCGACGGTGACTCATCTTGCCCTTGCCTACAGCAAACGCATACGTGGGGAGCAGGCAGAGAATCTGGAGCAGGCGATTGAGTTGTACCAGCAGGCTTTGCAGGTCTCTACCCGCGAGCAGTTTCCCCTCGAGTGGGCAAGGACGGTGAATAATCTTGCCAATGCCTACTTCGATCGCATACGTGGGGAGCGGGCAGAGAATCTGGAGCAGGCGATTAAGTTGTACCAGCAGGCTTTGCAGGTCTCTACCCGCGAGCAGTTTCCCGTCGAGTGGACAACGACGGTGAATAATCTTGCCAATGCCTACAGCGATCGCATACGTGGGGAGCGGGCAGAGAATCTGGAGCAGGCGATTGAGCTGTTCCAGCAGGTTTTGCAGGTCCGTACCCGCGAGCAGTTTCCCGTTGAGTGGGCAACGATAGTGAGTAATCTTGCCACTGCCTACTTCAAGCGCATACGTGGGGAGCAGGCAGAGAATCTAGAGCAGGCGATTGAGTTGTACCAGCAGGCTTTGCAGGTCTATACCCCTGAAAGCTTCCCAAGTCAATGCTATCTAATTAGTAAAGATTTGGGTTTTCTTGGATTTAATGAGGGCGATTGGGAGGTGGCAATTGAAGGCTTTGCAATTGCCATAAAAGCGGTCGAACGCAGTCGGAGTTGGGCCACAAATGAAACAAGCCGTCAGCAAATTCAAGCAGGAGCATCTGCTGTATATACACGAATGGTGCAAGCCTGCATCAATACTGGAAAATTGAATTTGGCGTTGGAAACTGTGGAGCGGTCTCGGTCAAAACGATTGGTTGAGCTGATGTCCATCAACGATTTCTATCAGGAGGAGAATACTCCAGATGAAGTCCAATCCTACCTGCAACAGTATGAAGCGCTGCAACGACAGATCGATAACCTGCGTCTCGATTTCAAGATGGCTTCAGAACCCACTCTCGTTGGTGCTGAAAGTTCAAGGCGTAGTCGTGCTGCCTGGGGCGCTGTGGATCATCAACACATTCAGGAGCTAGAGCAACAGAAACAAACGATGCGTCAACAGCTCAGTCGACTTGACCCGGTTTCTGCTGGGCTGTTGGAAGTAAGAGCCCTGAACTTGAGCGAGCTACAGCAGTTAATTGACCGACCTAACACGGCCCTACTCAGCTTTTATAGCATTGGTGACAGCAGCCATATTTTTGTCTTACGTCAAAATCAGTTAACCTATCACTCTTGCCCGTACCAGGGAAACGCACTTCTAGCATGGCTCAATGACCGATGGCTTTGGGCTTACCTCGGCATTCAACTAGCAGATAATGGAGCAATACAAAGATTGCCTCAGAGTAGCTGGAAATCAAATTTACCTGCTGTATTAGCAGAACTCTCCCAACGATTACAAATTGAAGATCTGATCCAAAACCACTTGCAAGCAATTGATGAACTGATTCTGATTCCCCATTTGGGATTGCACCAAATTCCATTTGCAGCTCTGCCCACCAGTCAAGGACTGTTAGGAGATCGATTCACGCTGCGGGTTGTTCCCAGTTGTCAAGTTCTCCAGTTCTGCCATCAGCGCCCACCCCTCACTTCTGACTTACTCGGTCTAATCGAAGATGCTTCTGGAGACTTGCCTTGTTCTAGCTTTGAAGCAGAATCAGTGGCTACCCTTTACAACGTTTCCCCTGGCTTGCGATTGCGGGGTCCCCAGGAAGCAACTGTAAGCAACTATAAACGCCTGCTACAAGAGCAACAGATTCAGATGCTCCTCTCGTGTCATCATGCCCAGTCTCGCCTAGATAACCCTTTGGAATCCAAATTAGAGCTGGCCGATGGAGCCATTACGTTAGGAGAATTACTCTCTCTCCCGCCTGGCGGCTGCCGCAATTAG
- a CDS encoding group II intron reverse transcriptase/maturase, which produces MPKSDSTMDTEGWKTINWRKVERYVFKLQKRIYAASRCGDRKRVRQLQKTLMRSWSNRVLAVRRVTQDNQGKKTAGVDGIKSLSPAERFNLAKGLFINGKSKPTRRIWIPKPGKTEFRPLSIPTIFDRALQAVVKATLEPEWEARFEPSTYGFRPGRSCHDAIKHIKNCIVSKPKYVLDADISQCFDRINQEALILKLNMNGSVRRQIKAWLKSGVIDSGAFTAPTAGVPQGGVISPLLSSIALDGLESLINHDFPTNSAGKIRGAKSRFGCEISQVTCIKYADDFVVINESLAVIKRCEEIIKDWLKGIGLELKPEKTRIAHTLHPHLSEDGKPGFDFLGHHIQQVQVGKYRDNKSSQGIHLGFITLITPSKKAIETHKQRMKSIITKHRSHSQAELIKDLNPVIRGWASYYRVSDAGTTGDFARLDRITYLRLRRWAKRQTGSINQGHQKYWHPIGDNHWVFTTRSESNPLRLLSHSEFHSSVNDYVKVIGDKSPFDGDLIYWSSRLSKHPEMPTTKAKLLKQQKGKCAWCDLHFQQSDLLEIDHIKPISCGGKKEWQNLQLLHRHCHDEKTVNDGSLKSHIDKMETH; this is translated from the coding sequence ATGCCTAAATCAGATTCAACAATGGATACTGAGGGATGGAAGACTATCAACTGGCGAAAAGTTGAGCGATATGTCTTTAAATTGCAAAAACGCATCTATGCCGCTTCACGTTGTGGTGATAGGAAGCGAGTTCGACAGCTCCAGAAAACCCTAATGAGGTCCTGGTCGAATCGGGTATTAGCGGTAAGAAGGGTAACACAAGATAATCAAGGGAAAAAGACCGCAGGAGTGGATGGAATTAAATCACTATCCCCAGCGGAGCGATTTAACTTGGCAAAGGGTCTATTCATTAACGGTAAATCCAAACCTACACGTAGGATATGGATACCCAAACCAGGGAAAACCGAATTTAGACCACTCTCAATACCCACTATCTTTGACCGTGCCCTACAGGCGGTAGTAAAAGCTACCCTTGAGCCAGAATGGGAGGCTCGTTTTGAGCCATCAACCTACGGTTTTCGACCCGGGAGATCATGCCATGATGCCATCAAACACATCAAAAACTGCATAGTATCGAAACCTAAATATGTCTTAGATGCAGATATTTCGCAATGTTTTGACCGAATAAATCAGGAAGCATTAATTCTGAAGCTAAACATGAACGGTTCAGTCAGGCGACAAATCAAAGCTTGGCTAAAGTCGGGAGTGATAGATTCAGGAGCTTTTACTGCCCCAACGGCTGGAGTACCTCAAGGCGGGGTGATTTCGCCATTATTATCATCCATCGCCTTAGATGGATTAGAAAGCCTAATAAACCATGATTTTCCTACTAATTCAGCAGGAAAAATCAGAGGGGCAAAAAGCAGATTTGGCTGCGAAATATCCCAAGTTACTTGTATCAAGTACGCGGACGACTTCGTGGTCATAAATGAATCCCTAGCGGTCATAAAAAGATGTGAGGAAATCATCAAAGATTGGCTCAAAGGTATTGGTTTAGAATTGAAACCTGAAAAGACTCGGATAGCACACACGCTACATCCCCACTTAAGTGAAGATGGTAAACCTGGATTTGATTTTCTGGGACACCACATTCAACAAGTACAAGTAGGGAAGTACCGAGACAATAAAAGTAGTCAAGGTATCCATCTTGGTTTCATCACTCTCATTACCCCTTCAAAGAAGGCAATTGAAACTCATAAACAACGCATGAAAAGCATCATCACAAAACACAGGTCTCATTCCCAAGCGGAACTCATTAAAGACCTGAACCCTGTTATTAGGGGATGGGCATCATATTATAGAGTTTCAGATGCTGGAACTACCGGGGATTTTGCTCGGTTAGATAGAATCACCTATCTTCGTTTAAGAAGATGGGCTAAAAGACAAACCGGAAGCATTAATCAGGGTCATCAAAAATATTGGCACCCCATAGGAGACAACCACTGGGTATTTACCACCAGGTCAGAAAGTAATCCTTTACGATTACTATCACATAGCGAATTTCACTCCAGCGTGAACGATTATGTCAAGGTGATTGGTGATAAAAGCCCTTTTGATGGAGACTTAATTTACTGGAGTTCAAGACTAAGCAAACACCCTGAGATGCCTACTACTAAAGCGAAGCTTCTCAAACAACAAAAGGGTAAATGTGCTTGGTGCGACCTACATTTTCAACAAAGCGATTTATTGGAAATTGACCATATTAAACCCATTTCTTGTGGAGGTAAGAAGGAATGGCAAAATCTCCAATTATTACATCGCCATTGCCACGATGAGAAAACTGTCAATGATGGCAGTTTGAAGTCCCATATTGACAAAATGGAAACACATTGA
- a CDS encoding recombinase family protein yields MLVGYARVSTLDQNLDLQRDALVSAGCAAERIYTDQASGKNTERLGLRDALSFLRPGDILVVWKLDRLGRSLTDLIELVQGLAARDIGFRSLQEQIDTTTSGGKLAFHIFAALAEFERDIIRERTHAGLAAARARGKKGGRPTKMTERKRAAAMELLSDPQGKSVKEVCDALGISRATFYRHQAKESQ; encoded by the coding sequence ATGCTGGTAGGGTATGCTCGGGTTTCGACCCTCGATCAGAACTTGGACTTGCAACGGGACGCGCTCGTGTCCGCTGGGTGTGCCGCCGAGCGGATCTACACCGACCAGGCAAGCGGCAAGAACACTGAGCGTCTGGGGCTAAGGGATGCCCTCTCCTTCCTTCGGCCAGGAGACATCCTGGTCGTTTGGAAGCTCGATAGGCTCGGGCGGTCACTCACCGACCTTATAGAGCTCGTCCAGGGGCTTGCAGCTCGTGACATAGGCTTTAGAAGCCTCCAAGAGCAGATAGACACTACAACCTCTGGTGGAAAGCTCGCCTTCCACATCTTTGCGGCACTGGCCGAGTTCGAGCGGGACATTATACGTGAACGAACACATGCAGGACTTGCCGCCGCGCGAGCTCGCGGAAAGAAAGGAGGGCGGCCAACCAAGATGACAGAGCGGAAACGTGCTGCGGCTATGGAGCTTCTCTCTGACCCACAAGGGAAGAGTGTGAAGGAGGTGTGTGATGCTCTCGGTATCTCACGCGCCACGTTCTACAGGCATCAAGCAAAGGAATCACAATGA
- a CDS encoding transposase yields MLHDYIDPTIQQQFLYVPGLLLQVVVSAANVSEKAGALLLLEKIVAQFPRLLKVFADGGYEGKDFNQKVKDEHHLDLEVVKRKQSKGFQVLPWRWIVERTLAWIVRHRRLTIDYEALPATSEAFIYAAMLRIMLRRLA; encoded by the coding sequence TTGCTTCATGACTACATTGATCCCACGATACAGCAGCAGTTTTTGTACGTCCCTGGATTGTTGCTGCAAGTAGTAGTCAGTGCCGCCAACGTGAGTGAAAAAGCTGGAGCACTGTTGCTTCTGGAGAAAATTGTCGCTCAGTTCCCACGACTATTGAAGGTTTTTGCAGACGGAGGTTATGAGGGTAAAGACTTTAATCAAAAAGTCAAAGATGAGCATCACCTAGACTTGGAAGTAGTTAAGCGTAAGCAAAGCAAAGGTTTTCAAGTATTACCCTGGCGGTGGATAGTCGAGCGCACTCTAGCATGGATAGTGCGGCATCGACGACTGACTATTGATTATGAAGCTTTGCCTGCTACTTCTGAAGCCTTTATCTATGCTGCTATGCTTCGCATCATGCTCAGACGACTAGCGTAA
- a CDS encoding protein adenylyltransferase SelO, with amino-acid sequence MSYLSKPSAEPCVTTFDEFVQLADYSLVDTLNADPDATRDGDDHRARQVFSGHFVPVTPTPLADPEYVAHSRTFFKELGLSDGLALNEKFRRVFSGDLSAAHEPMRQVGWATGYALSIYGTEYTEQCPFGTGNGYGDGRAISVFEGIINGQRWEMQLKGGGPTPYCRGADGRAVLRSSVREFLAQDYMQALGVPTSRSLTLYVSKSETATRPWYSQDSYSIDPDVLVDNPVAISTRVAPSFLRVGQLELFARRTRSNAHPKALEELSMIVSHLIEREYKSDINQSLGFADQLVELAKLFRQRLTSLVANWLRVGYCQGNFNSDNCAAGGFTLDYGPFGFCEKFDPWFQPWTGGGEHFSFFNQPIAAEANYYMFWKAVRLLLTEDAEALEQFDQVGRGFSEAMQKQIQKMWADKLGLTEYHPKLFEKLMQLMTDSEVDYTIFFRELSHIPDDISALKKSFYVKTSPQLDEQWQSWLKSWRDLVINDGNLAEISTKMKQTNPKYTWREWLIAPAYQQAMQGDYTLVKELQEVLSYPYDEQSQDVEDKYYRLRPKAFFNAGGVSHYSCSS; translated from the coding sequence ATGTCATATCTATCTAAACCCTCTGCTGAGCCTTGTGTAACGACCTTCGATGAGTTTGTGCAATTGGCAGATTATTCTCTGGTGGATACCTTAAATGCCGATCCTGATGCCACTAGAGATGGTGATGATCACCGGGCCCGCCAGGTTTTTTCTGGTCATTTCGTACCTGTGACACCCACGCCGCTTGCAGACCCAGAATATGTAGCTCATAGCCGCACTTTTTTTAAGGAACTTGGGTTGAGCGATGGACTGGCGCTTAATGAAAAATTTCGCCGTGTATTTTCTGGTGATCTCTCTGCTGCCCATGAGCCGATGCGTCAGGTGGGCTGGGCGACGGGTTATGCCCTGTCGATTTATGGCACCGAATATACCGAACAATGTCCATTTGGTACGGGTAATGGTTATGGCGATGGTCGAGCGATATCTGTATTTGAAGGAATCATCAATGGACAGCGTTGGGAAATGCAATTGAAAGGGGGTGGCCCAACGCCTTATTGCCGGGGTGCCGACGGGCGCGCTGTCCTCCGGTCAAGTGTGCGTGAGTTTCTAGCGCAAGACTATATGCAAGCGTTAGGTGTGCCAACATCGCGCTCTTTGACACTGTATGTTTCTAAATCTGAGACTGCTACCCGGCCTTGGTATTCTCAAGACTCCTACTCTATTGACCCTGATGTTTTGGTGGACAATCCTGTGGCCATTTCAACTCGCGTTGCACCCTCCTTTTTGCGCGTTGGTCAGCTAGAGTTATTTGCCCGCCGCACTCGCAGCAATGCTCATCCAAAAGCATTAGAAGAGTTGAGCATGATAGTGTCGCACTTAATTGAGCGAGAGTACAAAAGCGACATTAATCAAAGCCTTGGTTTTGCCGATCAATTAGTTGAGTTGGCTAAGCTATTTCGCCAGCGTCTCACTTCACTGGTGGCTAATTGGCTACGTGTTGGTTATTGCCAGGGTAATTTTAACAGTGACAACTGCGCTGCTGGAGGCTTTACCCTAGACTATGGACCCTTTGGATTTTGTGAAAAATTTGACCCTTGGTTTCAACCTTGGACTGGTGGCGGCGAGCACTTTTCATTCTTCAATCAGCCCATTGCAGCAGAAGCAAATTATTACATGTTTTGGAAAGCAGTGAGACTGCTACTTACAGAAGATGCTGAAGCGTTAGAACAGTTCGACCAAGTAGGCCGCGGCTTTTCAGAAGCCATGCAAAAACAAATCCAAAAAATGTGGGCGGACAAACTTGGCTTGACTGAATATCACCCAAAGCTATTTGAAAAATTAATGCAGTTAATGACTGACTCAGAGGTAGATTACACCATTTTCTTCCGCGAGTTATCCCATATACCAGATGATATCTCAGCATTGAAAAAAAGCTTCTACGTTAAAACTTCACCACAACTCGATGAACAATGGCAATCTTGGCTAAAAAGCTGGCGCGACCTCGTCATTAACGACGGCAATTTGGCTGAGATATCGACAAAGATGAAACAGACGAACCCAAAATACACATGGCGAGAGTGGTTGATTGCCCCTGCCTACCAACAAGCCATGCAGGGTGACTATACTTTAGTTAAAGAGTTGCAAGAAGTCCTTAGCTATCCATATGATGAGCAATCACAAGACGTAGAAGATAAATACTATCGTCTAAGACCTAAGGCGTTTTTTAACGCGGGTGGCGTGTCGCACTATAGCTGTTCATCTTGA